In Erigeron canadensis isolate Cc75 chromosome 7, C_canadensis_v1, whole genome shotgun sequence, one DNA window encodes the following:
- the LOC122607373 gene encoding GRF1-interacting factor 1-like produces MQQQIMHNMQQQQHQHHNQHPGAFSTSSITTDHIQQYLDENKALILNILENQNNGKFTECAENQTRLQNNLMYLAAIADCQPKQSPIHLQPYMNTIQQQQLQTQYMVPQSHMMAQSHTQFAQQPAYIQHALQGQFGIGLTGTSGTGAEVEASRAFPDFGQLVFGESSQGVSRPVSHLINKENRSPSSVDGGSPQKKGKLNRAET; encoded by the exons ATGCAGCAACAAATCATGCATAATATGCAACAGCAACAGCATCAGCATCATAACCAGCATCCAGGTGCCTTTAGCACAAGTAGTATAACTACTGATCACATCCAACAG TATTTGGATGAAAACAAGGCACTGATTTTGAATATATTGGAGAATCAGAATAATGGGAAGTTTACTGAATGTGCAGA AAACCAAACAAGGCTTCAAAATAACCTCATGTACTTGGCAGCAATAGCTGACTGTCAACCAAAACAATCTCCCATTCATCTTCAG CCATATATGAACACAATTCAGCAACAGCAACTGCAAACACAATATATGGTCCCACAGTCACATATGATGGCTCAATCACATACACAATTTGCTCAGCAGCCGGCCTATATACAACATGCGTTACAGGGCCAGTTTGGTATTGGCTTGACTGGAACCAGTGGGACAGGAGCGGAAGTTGAAGCTTCTCGAGCTTTTCCTGACTTCGGCCAACTTGTATTCGGGGAAAGCTCACAAGGGGTAAGTAGACCAGTAAGCCacttaataaataaagagaACAGAAGCCCTAGTTCTGTTGATGGAGGCAGCCCACAAAAGAAAGGTAAACTCAATAGAGCAGAAACTTGA